Within the Rosa rugosa chromosome 2, drRosRugo1.1, whole genome shotgun sequence genome, the region AGTCCACAACGCAATGCTAGGCAGTTATAAACCCTAGGATTCAAGAAAACCTAGAATCAATTACGCAGGGGCAATCAGAAACCCTAAGATTCAAGATTGGTGATCCACGTACCTCGCCGACGACATCTTCTTTCCGCGAGTTGAATTTGGTGCCCTTGTAGATGTAGTTGCCGCAGGTGTTGCATCTGATGCTCATCGGAAGCATCATACGGACCTTAATCTGCTGGTTCTTGGGCCGCCGGACTCGGGGCAGCTTGGACGGGTCGAAGTCCGGCGGGTAGTACTTGTTCAGAACCTTACGCTCTCCCATGTTTGCTGCTCTTCAAACACCGGAAAGGGAAGGGCTTTGATTGGATTTGGGTGGAGAGAGGGCGGGAACTGGGAAAAAGGGGGTTAGGGATTTTGGAGAATCGGAAATTGGGAGGGATTTTATGGTTTAGGGATTTTGCAGAGAGAGCTGTTTGTCCTTTTATatataaaagtaaaaataaataataaaatcagtaaaagtaaataaaaacatAGTAATGTGACTTCATACTGGTTTCTTATTGGGTTTTTACTTTCTAATCTTTGTCatggctcttttttttttttttttttttttttttttgaataggggTTTGAAACTTggcctgggaggctcagcctCACACCTGTACATATTGTTaatagataaaataaaatataccaGGGAAGATATTAAACCAAAGCTCCGTACAGTAACATCAATATCCTCGTAGAGCACATCCCAAATAATAACGGATGGCTCATCTAACCATAAATCGTCTATATAACTAAAGCTAGCAAGATGTACCAAACGATTGGCCACACTATTTACTTCTCGAAAGACATGCCGGAAGTGAACATAAGAAAAACTAGAACCATATCTTTTACAATCATCCACTATCCGACCAATAGATGAGAAATCATTAGCATCCTGTGATATGAGGTTAATAAGCATAGCACAATCACTCTCTAACTCACTGTCATGAGGCTAATAAGCATAGCACAGTCACTCTCTAACTCAATGTCAGTATAACCTTCATGAATAGCAAGCAATAATAGTCATGTGACTCATGTCTCATTTTTAACGTGAACAAATTTGCTGCTCACCCGGCCTTTGAGGTTTATGATCCACACTCCGACACCTGGAAGAGATGCTCTCCATTTCCTCGCTATCAGGACTGGTCTTTCACTAGAATAACTGGTTATGCTATTTGGTACGGCTGTATTTTGGTTTCTATGCACGCAGCCTCGATCATGAGAAATGTGAGATGTGGGTATATCAGGTGACTTTGGATAAATGGAGAGAGGACATATTTCTTGAACTTTTGCCTTCTGCAAACAATCATGAAATATGTCAACAGACAACGTGTGTGGATCACCACATTTGATATTATCTACAAAGAAGGAAAGAGGCGTATCCGTACTCTAGATACTGCTATGCGTGAAGTAGATATTAACTGTCTTGGTCGATTCGAACTTGAATCAGGCTTCACGCTAGAATGTGAAGACGGAAAAGAGATTGTTAGCACCAGCAGTATGATGCAGCCAACTGATGATCCTCGATTGTGCAAGCTTCAACAGGCTGCGCGAGATAAGATTAGGAAGCAGATTCGGAAACGGAGAGGGATGACGTCGAAGTTGAGTTGACGGAAGTTAACCTTGTTGGGCAATCTGTTCAGACCCTGTCGAGGACCAAAGTTTGGTGTTTTCTGAAACCATAAAACGAGGTCAAATTCTAGTGCTACTGAATAGGAGTACTGATGTTGTGCATTTGTTCGATTGGGATTGGTATGTGAGTATGCATAATGTTAATGTGTAAATTATGGGAGTATGCATGCTGCTGTGAGTGTTAAAATATTGTGGCAACTTATGATGATCTGAAGAGGCTGATATTGAGATTCTAAAGAAAACTTCGAATTCCAATGAAACACGAGACAAGGCAACTCGACCTTCAATCGAAAGGTACAGCTTCAGGAGTGGCACTTTTTTACCCTTCGATAAAGAATGATGCTGCCTTTTATGCCATTAGTTTgtaaataaatcataattagGGATGTCCATTTTTCGTATAATATTACCGgacttaatttttgtttttattttcttagatGACTTTTGCTAATAGAAACCAGGTTACCATGCCTCCATCGACATATTCTCCATGAATGTTAAAAGTGTTGTAGCTTTACTAATCATACGGTACCTGCATCATACAAATTTGAGCTTTGAAGCATGTATCGACCAGTTCAGTATAAAACCAGAGACTGCAACCCTGAAACTGAAAAAGTTCACTGACACTACTAGTGCATTCCCTATTGACACTACAACATCACATaacataataaataaaaatcaacaGAGAACTGTCAAAACTTTTTGCACCTTCAAATTGAGGTCTCAATTCCAATGCAAACTCAATAACTATATATATCAGTACATCAAAGAATCTTCAGTAAGAAATACTTAAAAAGATGTTTTGATAAGCATCAGTAGTTCAAATTGCCATTGCAAGGAGAGTGCCTTTGAACGCGAATTTGAATATGCACAAACTAGATTATGAAGCCTTTAGATAACTGTGATTTGGTCAAAAAAATGTATCACTTCTGAAAGAACAGAATTGCATCTTCTTCCAGGAGAAATATTTCATTGGACAACTCTGTCAACCATCTGCAATGCAACCATGGATTGGCTAAATGAGCAAATATACCTAAACAGAACACTAGAGTGCAAAATGAAACTTATAAAAATGACAAAAGaattaagagaaaagaaacagatCAACAGATATCTTACTGAGGACTAAATTAGTCATCCTCCATAGGCACCTCTGGAATATCAAACATATCTTCTTCAACAGGCTTAATCATCACAGAATCTGGAGAAGGTTTGTGAAGTCAAGGGGAACAAAGtgcctttgttttatttttttccactACTTGAAATTCGATTTAAAACTCTATAGTGACAGTTTCAAAAACTAAAAGAACAAATTTAAGTGAAACAATTGAAACACGaagcaaacaaaaaagaaaataaaaggataTCAATTGACATAAGGTCATCCTCCTTCTCACCACGACTGCGGCTATTATCTAGCTCCTTTCTTATTTCACGAGTTACCTACAATTGAATAGCCGGATCAAGACTACAAAGTTCCACAAAGCTATGCAATTCAAATATTGAGGCTCCTGTAGAGAAAATGCTCTTACCAGATCGTGCTTTTGAGTTTGAAGAAGAGCTCTAAGATTATCTTTATCCTCGTTCAGTATATCATTTTTGTACCTGCCCAGAATTATGCACACAACTGTATATGAGGGACAACCACAAATCAATAAAACTACTGCTCATCCCTTACATAAGCAAGGAAATATTAAAACTATGCCCACCTTTCCACAAATGCAAGAAGTGATTGGTGCCATATCACTGGCATTACCCTTGTTTCATTCATAAATCTCATAAAATGTCCAACAAGAGCATCAATTACACGATATGGCAAAGCATACTTTTTCTCTAAAAGAAGCTTTATAAAATAACTGCAACAATTTAAAAACCAAAAGTCAGTAACTCCAAATGTCAAGGGATCTTCATCACTCCCTAATTAAGAGTTTTTCTAAACTGGTGGATCCTCAAATACAATAATGAATATTCATAAAATTATATACATTGGACAAAACAGATAAGAACATTGGTCACCATTATGCAATATACAGGGGAAGTTGATTGAATGGGATATTCAACATCTTTGCAGTGCATCAGGGACAGAGGCATCCAATGCAATAATGGGGGGAAAAAAATTTCTTACAAACCAAATTTTGCAATATCTTCCTTTCAGAATTTTATGGGCACCAAAAGTACAGTTACACTTGAGACAACATATCCTTTATATCATTCAAATTATGCATTATAGAGTCAAATACCTCGTTGTACCACAGTATTCCATGTCTGCTAGCTTCATTACTGCAACACTGCAAATACATCAGAAGCATGTATGAGAGATCTACAAGATGAATAACTATTCTAATAAGACAATAGGACACTAAGGCATAGTCAATAATTCAATTGGTATCTCAAAACATCTAAAGATTTAAGAATATGCAACTGTAGTGGCTTTATTTATGGAATGCTTAGATAACTATCAAGCACaatgaggagaagaaaaacaCTGTAGCAGCAAGTTTGGGTACTACaagtcccaaaaaaaaaaaaaaaatcctctttATCTTAAACGGTCTGTTTGTTTGGTAGCATTATGTCGTTACAAAGTCCCATTTGATCGGCAGATGACATACCTTGAATGAAGTGGCGGAATGGACACCTTTTGTAAGACGCTCCCAACTATGACAGCTTCTCTTAGATTGCACGTTCCTGACTGTTCAGGAAGAGGGGCGGGGGAGGGTGTTAGAATTACCAAAACATTCCCAGGCAGAAAGGAAATTTCAATAAAGTATGTTAGCCTGGCATGAAGCACCAAAAAACAATATACACTTCACATGTATATTTATAACTATTGCACAATAGTGTGCTATAAAAACCATGGTGGCATGGTTCCATAATTGTGAGCATTCTTGCTTTTATTCTTCACCTCAAGGTGGACATACCAAAGTACTTACCCTCAGTATTgacagaaagagaaagaagaattaTGTATATACAAACAAATAACACCTTAAGTTTCAGAAATACTAAAATTATTTGGACAAGTATGATATGCTTTAATAATCTTATACCTCGCACAAAGGTAGCAATATTCCTTTGAAAAAGGCAGCAGGCTTGTAAAGAGACTTTTTCAAAGCCTGATAAAGGGCAAAATGCAAGCGCTTGTTCTTCCGAATGTCTTCTCTCACACGTGGAAGCAAGACAAGCTTGTAGAAACGTTCTACCTTCTTCGCAGTCAAATTGGAAGCAAAAATTCTTGTAGCTTGATACATTGCATTGGGAGACCAATTCTCAGGCTCAGTTAAATATAGGACATCTTCCCATTGATTCATTGAAGGGATGTGTTTAAAGGGTTTGGGAACCTTCCCAGCTGTGTACTTTTTAAGAAACTGGCCAACCCTGCATAGACAATGTAAACCAACCATAAACAACTCGTCTAACACACGAACATCTCAATTCAGAATTAACTAAAACACAATACAAATTTGCAGATTTCATCTCTGCTGTACCCAACAGCTGATTTAATAAAGGATACAGATACATTTGGACTTCAATTAAACAGAAAAGAGAGACTTTACATGAAAGCATCGATCCCATCAAGTAATAAAAGCAATGCATTGCTTACCCCTTGAAGATTTCTATGGTGTCTGCATCCAATTTAGGCAAAGGCCTCATATCTGCAACAAAATCCAATTACAATAATTAGCATATAAGCGAAAAAAACATACATTAAT harbors:
- the LOC133732299 gene encoding bystin: MPKKRGRERHHNPEPFLADDDGASVASKKRTKSKQHQTDETLISSGMSAKILKQAQLQQREVEDDENRTQNPNALSDITEEPHGVESDDDDEDDPDEFGGFLDNRGEDEAFKVTNRMTKEIGKEYEKVLGKAAVEEDEKLLDAFLSKDAGRQLTLADLIVARIKENDSNITPSNANSDMRPLPKLDADTIEIFKGVGQFLKKYTAGKVPKPFKHIPSMNQWEDVLYLTEPENWSPNAMYQATRIFASNLTAKKVERFYKLVLLPRVREDIRKNKRLHFALYQALKKSLYKPAAFFKGILLPLCESGTCNLREAVIVGSVLQKVSIPPLHSSVAVMKLADMEYCGTTSYFIKLLLEKKYALPYRVIDALVGHFMRFMNETRVMPVIWHQSLLAFVERYKNDILNEDKDNLRALLQTQKHDLVTREIRKELDNSRSRGEKEDDLMSIASPDSVMIKPVEEDMFDIPEVPMEDD